In Parasteatoda tepidariorum isolate YZ-2023 chromosome 2, CAS_Ptep_4.0, whole genome shotgun sequence, one DNA window encodes the following:
- the LOC107446611 gene encoding oplophorus-luciferin 2-monooxygenase non-catalytic subunit isoform X1 encodes MLITSLRMLLGINSCLLILAAVAWQATAIQEDCPHPEDSYPCYCEDDEERSVMHCNNLEKNEQLVQALQKLTDFHLYTLSVWMFDTATIKSDAFKGPTFKEITFTHSQLILESPPFLGQEKSLGRLTFISSFDEEDPLKPLSMGHLTKLKEITFEKNEIKVLKNDWLTSVGPSFRSITFDECKIEELEDGVFSKLSSLTTIFVMNNKISTVSRSMFPKDASSLRSITLSGNKITSLPTDFFKNMPSLMSVDLERNQLTAIPESTWLPVFEQISRLYLADNPIACDKSLKWITKKAPPKQFTGRCSKPQSLKGREIRLLTPAELRF; translated from the exons ATGTTAATTACTAGCTTAa GGATGCTATTAGGGATAAATTCTTGCCTGTTGATACTAGCAGCCGTGGCATGGCAAGCTACAGCTATACAAGAAGATTGTCCTCACCCAGAAGACAGCTACCCCTGCTATTGTGAGGACGATGAAGAAAGGAGCGTAATGCATTGCAACAATCTTGAAAAGAATGAGCAACTAGTGCAGGCCTTACAGAAACTAACAGATTTCCATTTGTACACTTTGTCCGTATGGATGTTTGACACGGCAACCATAAAATCAGACGCATTCAAGGGACCGACATTCAAAGAAATTACATTCACCCATTCGCAGCTGATTTTGGAATCACCTCCATTTTTGGGCCAAGAGAAATCTTTGGGAAGACTCACTTTCATTTCTAGTTTCGACGAAGAAGATCCTCTAAAACCACTGTCCATGGGACACCtcacaaaactgaaagaaataactttcgaaaaaaatgagATCAAAGTCTTGAAGAACGATTGGCTGACTTCTGTTGGTCCCAGTTTTAGATCGATAACATTTGATGAATGCAAAATTGAGGAACTTGAAGACGGCGTGTTTTCCAAACTGTCAAGTCTTACAACCATCTTCgtgatgaataataaaatatctacgGTCTCTCGATCTATGTTCCCAAAAGATGCTTCAAGCTTACGATCCATTACActaag tggCAATAAGATTACATCATTACCAACtgattttttcaagaatatgcCATCCCTTATGTCAGTAGACTTGGAAAGAAACCAACTGACAGCTATACCAGAATCTACATGGTTGCCTGTGTTTGAACAAATTTCAAGGTTATACTTGGCAG ATAATCCCATAGCATGTGACAAATCTTTGAAATGGATCACTAAGAAAGCTCCACCGAAGCAGTTTACTGGCCGATGCAGCAAACCACAAAGTTTGAAAGGCCGAGAAATCCGTCTCTTGACCCCGGCAGAATTACggttttaa
- the LOC107446611 gene encoding oplophorus-luciferin 2-monooxygenase non-catalytic subunit isoform X2: MLLGINSCLLILAAVAWQATAIQEDCPHPEDSYPCYCEDDEERSVMHCNNLEKNEQLVQALQKLTDFHLYTLSVWMFDTATIKSDAFKGPTFKEITFTHSQLILESPPFLGQEKSLGRLTFISSFDEEDPLKPLSMGHLTKLKEITFEKNEIKVLKNDWLTSVGPSFRSITFDECKIEELEDGVFSKLSSLTTIFVMNNKISTVSRSMFPKDASSLRSITLSGNKITSLPTDFFKNMPSLMSVDLERNQLTAIPESTWLPVFEQISRLYLADNPIACDKSLKWITKKAPPKQFTGRCSKPQSLKGREIRLLTPAELRF; the protein is encoded by the exons ATGCTATTAGGGATAAATTCTTGCCTGTTGATACTAGCAGCCGTGGCATGGCAAGCTACAGCTATACAAGAAGATTGTCCTCACCCAGAAGACAGCTACCCCTGCTATTGTGAGGACGATGAAGAAAGGAGCGTAATGCATTGCAACAATCTTGAAAAGAATGAGCAACTAGTGCAGGCCTTACAGAAACTAACAGATTTCCATTTGTACACTTTGTCCGTATGGATGTTTGACACGGCAACCATAAAATCAGACGCATTCAAGGGACCGACATTCAAAGAAATTACATTCACCCATTCGCAGCTGATTTTGGAATCACCTCCATTTTTGGGCCAAGAGAAATCTTTGGGAAGACTCACTTTCATTTCTAGTTTCGACGAAGAAGATCCTCTAAAACCACTGTCCATGGGACACCtcacaaaactgaaagaaataactttcgaaaaaaatgagATCAAAGTCTTGAAGAACGATTGGCTGACTTCTGTTGGTCCCAGTTTTAGATCGATAACATTTGATGAATGCAAAATTGAGGAACTTGAAGACGGCGTGTTTTCCAAACTGTCAAGTCTTACAACCATCTTCgtgatgaataataaaatatctacgGTCTCTCGATCTATGTTCCCAAAAGATGCTTCAAGCTTACGATCCATTACActaag tggCAATAAGATTACATCATTACCAACtgattttttcaagaatatgcCATCCCTTATGTCAGTAGACTTGGAAAGAAACCAACTGACAGCTATACCAGAATCTACATGGTTGCCTGTGTTTGAACAAATTTCAAGGTTATACTTGGCAG ATAATCCCATAGCATGTGACAAATCTTTGAAATGGATCACTAAGAAAGCTCCACCGAAGCAGTTTACTGGCCGATGCAGCAAACCACAAAGTTTGAAAGGCCGAGAAATCCGTCTCTTGACCCCGGCAGAATTACggttttaa